The nucleotide sequence GGTCTTACTATGGGAAAAACAATGCAACAGATAGTATCTATAGGCGAGGCTATTTCACATCCTCTGAGACTTAAGCTTCTCTACATGCTTTCAGAAAGGGAATGGTATGTGTATGAGCTTGCCAAAGAACTCAATGTTTCCCGGCAGGTCCTGTATCTTCACCTAAAGCGCCTTGAAAAGGCCGGATTTGTGGAAAGTGATCTTCGTCTCGAAGATGATGACATGAGGGCAAAGAAATTCTTCAGGCTCAAGGAGTTCGATGTTTCACTGGACATCGAAGATCTAAGAACGTTCTTTGAATGATCTCTCGATGCTTTTTATTTCCTACTGATCTCCGGATTAATTAAATAGAAATACCAGGGATCACAAACTAACATCCAACTTCTGATACCGTCTTCAATATCGGTATTTTTTAAAAAAGAAAGCGGGAGTCATCCCACTTTTAAATGAACATATTTGCATCAAATTATTTTCAGATATTCGATCAGATCTTCCATGTCCTCATCTAAAAGATCCCATTTTGGCATTGTGTAATCCAGTTCTTCACCAGAAGGATCCTTTCCTTCCCTTATGGCAATACTGATCGTTTCATCAGTGTATGGTGGATGCTCTTCATGTTCATCTTCGTGTTCTCCTTCAGAAGTCAGGGCTTCATAGGTTATATCTGAAGGTATTACAGTTCCCATCATTATCGGAACTCCACCTTTCCCATCAATACCATGACAGCTTACACAACTGCCACCATGGACATACAACCAATGTGGACCGCCACTAACCGGTATTTGTTGTTCTTTTTCATTAAGACCGGTATAATAGATCATTTCTCCATTCGATGAAAAATCTGTAATAATGTTCGAACCTGGCATTGGTTCATATTGCTCCGGATACATGTATCCGGGATCGTGCCACCCATATTCCCGATTCATTGCATCAGATCGTTCATCGTAAACGTTTACACATCCTGCGACCATTAATATAATTCCGATCGAGATCAGTGTTCTGGCGATTGGTACTGTCAACTTCAATTTCCCCCTTTGATTTTAGAACTTATTGATCAAAACAATTCGTTCTATCTACTCATCGATATATGTGCATATATATAAAACAAACAAACAAATAAATAAATAAATAAATAAATAAATGAATATCTGTATGAAAATGTAAAAAATCTCTAAAACATATCAATGGTTAGCCATCATTACCGATCGCATCTACCGGACATGAATCTATTGCATTCTCGCAATCTTTTATCTCAGAATCCTTTTCTGGTTGCTTAAAGACAAATGCGTTCGATTCATCTTCAGTCATCTTGAAGTTATCCGGAGCATCATTTGTGCATAGGCGACATCCAATACATCCTTCGTCTACATAGAACTGACCGGGTATATTCTCAGCTACTTTGTTTTCTTTATCAGCCATCTATAGTTCCCCCACTTATGGATACTGATGTTTACTTTTGAATTTACTTTCTATTTATAGGTTGTTATAAACTTCGCTTTGACCGAGAAATAGGGCATTTTTTAATCAAAAACACGAATTTTAGGTCATATTGACTTTTGGGCAAATTAAATACGATCATCAAATTTATTTGGAATGAAATACACTTAGAATATAGTTATGAAGGATGTGATATTATCAAAACAACAGACAAAATGATTCTTGTAACAGTATTTGCTACATTCATTTTGTTAATCACATTCATCCTGTTCATGCCATTTATATTTTCAGGGCCTGCTTCCCCTTTTTTTGTAGTCCACAACCACGATGTTAATAACCATACTGTAGTTATCGACGTATTGGATTCACGCAACATGTCCATAATAACAGAGACCTATGAATTGGGACCTAAGAGTGACATTTCCCGAAAAAGACCTTTGAGATTAAGTTTGCCACTATCAAAGGGTGAGTTTATGTTTAATGTCACTGTGGATAACAAAACAATTGGAACATATCATGTAGAAATACCACATCCACATACAATGGTCAATATACGGCTATATTATGAAGATTATACGGGAAATGTGACTCCAATCTCTGTGGAAGTAGCGGCAGTTGTATAACAATTTCTAATCTGAATCCGAATATATTAGGAAATCAATTTGACCGAAAATTCGTGTTTTGACCGAAAAAGAAATTATTTTTTGGTCAAAGCGTATAAATATCTTGATCTTCAGGCAACAACCCAATCGCTGTAAACATATG is from Methanococcoides sp. AM1 and encodes:
- a CDS encoding winged helix-turn-helix domain-containing protein, with the translated sequence MGKTMQQIVSIGEAISHPLRLKLLYMLSEREWYVYELAKELNVSRQVLYLHLKRLEKAGFVESDLRLEDDDMRAKKFFRLKEFDVSLDIEDLRTFFE
- a CDS encoding cytochrome c, encoding MTVPIARTLISIGIILMVAGCVNVYDERSDAMNREYGWHDPGYMYPEQYEPMPGSNIITDFSSNGEMIYYTGLNEKEQQIPVSGGPHWLYVHGGSCVSCHGIDGKGGVPIMMGTVIPSDITYEALTSEGEHEDEHEEHPPYTDETISIAIREGKDPSGEELDYTMPKWDLLDEDMEDLIEYLKII
- a CDS encoding ferredoxin, translated to MADKENKVAENIPGQFYVDEGCIGCRLCTNDAPDNFKMTEDESNAFVFKQPEKDSEIKDCENAIDSCPVDAIGNDG